A genomic window from Silene latifolia isolate original U9 population chromosome 11, ASM4854445v1, whole genome shotgun sequence includes:
- the LOC141612864 gene encoding F-box/FBD/LRR-repeat protein At5g22660-like: MEQHHRWSSLPDDIVSEIISHLNLPDFVITISSTIFSIKQIYTSSRIAYNVYEPRYWTIFDNLFDYFTTPVIDTFYLNLHVSFYKDPLCWPIIDTWAHRLRSSNIRHFTINTFDSFEFSIRVWPPSIFRMHSLLSLTLYISFKEIARSDDQLSMILPPNLKKLHLVSPNYGLLEELISGCPSLEDLSLTLDIDQKRKSSISITSEKLKRLYINLYKVSNAYCKVIIIIDAPILEHFRYFTRDILSMQMLDSILNVKSLALHVEDYWDRKFYTSPKKTVFPNLRHLTLSLPWKLYQKMFDEQLLCCPNLKVLKLHFSNYYDEYKAMILNVDAKFALVEQVKRLEVYMIDGKFSKQRLNLLTWLLRSAKVLEKLVLSSVNLWDYNKLAKSQFLETLFECAESTSRCQIELLGGCKLD, translated from the coding sequence ATGGAACAACACCATAGATGGAGCTCCCTTCCGGACGACATCGTCTCGGAAATTATTTCCCACCTTAACCTTCCTGATTTCGTCATAACCATTTCATCAACTATTTTCAGCATCAAACAGATTTACACAAGTAGCAGAATTGCATACAATGTTTACGAGCCTCGTTACTGGACCATTTTCGATAATCTCTTCGATTATTTCACCACACCCGTAATCGACACTTTCTATCTTAATCTTCACGTTAGCTTCTATAAAGACCCGCTTTGCTGGCCTATCATCGATACGTGGGCTCATCGACTTCGTTCTAGTAACATCCGACACTTCACGATTAATACGTTCGATAGTTTTGAATTTAGCATACGAGTGTGGCCACCGAGCATTTTCCGAATGCATTCTTTGTTATCACTTACATTGTATATCTCTTTTAAAGAGATTGCTCGTAGCGATGATCAACTTTCAATGATTCTTCCTCCGAACCTCAAGAAACTTCATCTAGTTTCGCCGAATTATGGACTTTTGGAAGAATTAATAAGTGGTTGCCCGTCTCTTGAAGACTTGTCCTTGACCCTTGATATTGATCAGAAAAGGAAAAGTTCGATATCAATTACAAGCGAGAAATTAAAGCGATTATATATAAATCTATATAAGGTTTCCAATGCTTATTGtaaggttattattattattgatgctCCAATATTAGAGCATTTTAGGTATTTTACTAGGGACATATTATCAATGCAGATGTTGGATTCGATTTTGAATGTCAAGTCGCTTGCACTCCATGTTGAAGATTATTGGGACCGGAAGTTTTACACTAGTCCTAAAAAGACCGTCTTCCCTAATTTGAGACATCTTACGTTATCTTTGCCTtggaaattatatcaaaaaaTGTTTGACGAACAATTGCTTTGTTGTCCGAATTTGAAGGTTCTTAAGCTACATTTTAGTAATTATTATGATGAGTACAAGGCGATGATTTTGAATGTAGATGCCAAATTCGCGCTAGTTGAACAAGTGAAGCGCTTAGAGGTGTATATGATTGACGGCAAATTTAGCAAACAAAGATTGAATCTATTGACATGGTTGCTAAGAAGTGCCAAGGTTTTGGAGAAGCTTGTTCTTAGTTCAGTTAACCTTTGGGATTATAATAAGTTGGCAAAATCTCAATTTCTCGAAACTTTATTCGAGTGTGCTGAGAGTACATCGCGTTGTCAAATCGAACTTCTAGGAGGTTGTAAGCTAGACTGA